GATCTCACCGGAGGGCATCCGCAGGGTCGCGTACGCGCCCTCGCGGCCGAGCAGCTGGATGCCGACGCCGGCCGAACGGGCCAGCTTCGCGCCACCGCCGGGCCGCAGCTCCACCGCGTGGATGGTGCTACCGACCGGGATGTTGCGCAGCGGCAGGTTGTTGCCCGGCTTGATGTCCGCGCCCGGACCCGACTCGACGGCGTCGCCCTGCTTCAGGTCCTTCGGCGCGAGGATGTAGCGCTTCTCGCCGTCGGCGTAGTGCAGCAGCGCGATCCGCGCGGTGCGGTTCGGGTCGTACTCGATGTGGGCGACCTTCGCCGGTACGCCGTCCTTGTCGACCCGCTTGAAGTCGATCAGACGGTACTGGCGCTTGTGCCCGCCACCGTGGTGCCGCGCGGTGATCCGGCCGTGGACGTTACGTCCGCCCTTCTTCGGCAGCGGAGCCAGCAGCGACTTCTCCGGCGTGGACCGGGTGATCTCGGCGAAGTCGGCGACGCTGGAGCCGCGTCGGCCCGGCGTCGTCGGCTTGTACTTA
Above is a window of Micromonospora yangpuensis DNA encoding:
- the rplB gene encoding 50S ribosomal protein L2; this encodes MAIRKYKPTTPGRRGSSVADFAEITRSTPEKSLLAPLPKKGGRNVHGRITARHHGGGHKRQYRLIDFKRVDKDGVPAKVAHIEYDPNRTARIALLHYADGEKRYILAPKDLKQGDAVESGPGADIKPGNNLPLRNIPVGSTIHAVELRPGGGAKLARSAGVGIQLLGREGAYATLRMPSGEIRRVDVRCRASIGEIGNADQSNINWGKAGRMRWKGKRPTVRGVAMNPVDHPHGGGEGKTSGGRHPVNPQGKPEGRTRRKGQPSDRLIVRRRYATRKRG